The proteins below are encoded in one region of Sulfolobus sp. A20:
- a CDS encoding AAA family ATPase: MKVRVKFIGTKGGVGKTTLALNTAFYLSRKYKVLFLDMDLMSLGSLILGFKGVGFYKAISKDLGEEEYLYKVNESLDVFKMFGDPIEDKILHNQNASKAALHYTKVLSRGYDVIIADYGVFGSLVDEPVITDEIREFKQRFPNYVIGAVAVTDPIYDDVIITGKFFNNVVKELNIKPIAFVINMIPEVGNIKEELEAKSEEIRQLIKNSCPIFEIPFKEEFLQYKNLGKYEEMIRIGKIIEDEFLSKN; encoded by the coding sequence ATGAAAGTAAGGGTCAAGTTTATAGGAACTAAAGGAGGCGTAGGTAAAACTACTTTAGCCTTAAATACAGCTTTTTATCTCTCTCGAAAGTATAAGGTCTTATTCTTGGACATGGACCTTATGTCCTTAGGTTCACTTATATTAGGTTTTAAAGGTGTTGGATTTTATAAAGCTATTTCAAAGGATTTAGGAGAAGAGGAATATCTATATAAGGTTAATGAAAGTCTAGACGTTTTCAAAATGTTTGGAGATCCAATAGAGGATAAGATTTTACATAATCAAAATGCGAGCAAAGCAGCTCTTCACTACACTAAAGTCCTCTCCAGAGGATATGATGTAATAATTGCTGACTATGGAGTATTTGGAAGTCTAGTCGATGAACCCGTAATCACAGATGAGATTAGGGAGTTTAAACAAAGATTTCCCAATTACGTAATAGGAGCCGTTGCTGTAACTGATCCTATTTACGACGATGTAATCATTACCGGCAAGTTCTTTAATAATGTAGTAAAGGAATTAAACATAAAGCCGATAGCCTTCGTGATAAATATGATACCAGAGGTTGGTAATATAAAGGAAGAATTGGAAGCGAAATCAGAAGAAATAAGACAGTTAATTAAAAACAGTTGTCCTATCTTCGAAATACCCTTCAAGGAAGAGTTCCTACAATATAAAAACTTAGGTAAAT